The Molothrus aeneus isolate 106 chromosome 30, BPBGC_Maene_1.0, whole genome shotgun sequence genome contains a region encoding:
- the SARNP gene encoding SAP domain-containing ribonucleoprotein isoform X1, with protein sequence MAAEPVELHKLKLAELKQECLARGLEAKGNKQDLIHRLQAYLEEHAEEEPNEEDVLGEEIEEEEPKAPEPPVKVEEAPVKSPDVIQEKKVVKISSEISQMERMQKRAERFNVPVSLESKKAARAARFGLATIPTKGLLADSKPTINLEKLKERAQRFGLNVSSLSKKSEEDEKLKKRKERFGIVTGAGAAEDSEAKKRKRAERFGIV encoded by the exons ATGGCGGCGGAGCCGGTGGAGCTGCACAAGCTGAAG ctggccGAGCTGAAGCAGGAGTGCCTGGCGCGGGGGCTGGAAGCCAAAGGCAACAAGCAGGACCTGATCCACCGGCTCCAGGCCTACCTGGAGGAGCACG ctgaGGAGGAGCCCAACGAGGAGGAcgtgctgggagaggagattGAG gaggaggagcccaAGGCGCCGGAGCCGCCGGTGAAGGTGGAGGAGGCGCCGGTGAAGTCGCCGGACGT GATCCAGGAGAAGAAAGTGGTGAAAATCTCCTCAGAAATCTCCCAGATGGAG aggATGCAGAAAAGGGCCGAGAGGTTCAACGTCCCCGTCAGCCTGGAGAGCAAAAAGGCGGCGAGGGCGGCACG GTTTGGCTTGGCCACAATTCCCACAAAAG gACTCTTGGCAGACTCCAAACCCACG aTAAACCTGGAAAAGCTCAAGGAAAGGGCCCAGAGGTTCGGCCTCAACGTCTCCTCCCTCTCCAAGAAG AGTGAGGAGGATGAGAAgctgaagaagaggaaggaaaggttCGGGATCGTCACCGGGGCCGGCGCCGCCGAGGATTCCGAG gcaaagAAGCGGAAAAGGGCGGAAAGGTTCGGGATCGTCTGA
- the SARNP gene encoding SAP domain-containing ribonucleoprotein isoform X2 — protein sequence MAAEPVELHKLKLAELKQECLARGLEAKGNKQDLIHRLQAYLEEHAEEEPNEEDVLGEEIEEEEPKAPEPPVKVEEAPVKSPDVIQEKKVVKISSEISQMERMQKRAERFNVPVSLESKKAARAARFGLATIPTKGLLADSKPTSEEDEKLKKRKERFGIVTGAGAAEDSEAKKRKRAERFGIV from the exons ATGGCGGCGGAGCCGGTGGAGCTGCACAAGCTGAAG ctggccGAGCTGAAGCAGGAGTGCCTGGCGCGGGGGCTGGAAGCCAAAGGCAACAAGCAGGACCTGATCCACCGGCTCCAGGCCTACCTGGAGGAGCACG ctgaGGAGGAGCCCAACGAGGAGGAcgtgctgggagaggagattGAG gaggaggagcccaAGGCGCCGGAGCCGCCGGTGAAGGTGGAGGAGGCGCCGGTGAAGTCGCCGGACGT GATCCAGGAGAAGAAAGTGGTGAAAATCTCCTCAGAAATCTCCCAGATGGAG aggATGCAGAAAAGGGCCGAGAGGTTCAACGTCCCCGTCAGCCTGGAGAGCAAAAAGGCGGCGAGGGCGGCACG GTTTGGCTTGGCCACAATTCCCACAAAAG gACTCTTGGCAGACTCCAAACCCACG AGTGAGGAGGATGAGAAgctgaagaagaggaaggaaaggttCGGGATCGTCACCGGGGCCGGCGCCGCCGAGGATTCCGAG gcaaagAAGCGGAAAAGGGCGGAAAGGTTCGGGATCGTCTGA